One window of Novosphingobium sp. 9U genomic DNA carries:
- a CDS encoding LLM class flavin-dependent oxidoreductase, whose product MTPLSVLDLIPVRDGGSVAESLTEAAKTAQVAEKAGYARYWVAEHHGMDGIAGGATSVVLAHIGAATSTIRIGAGGIMLPNHTPYVIAEQFGTLDAMFPGRVDLGLGRAPGADGRLAYALRKDIRQASDAFPQDVVELRARFQGQALHGVSAPQAAGAEVEMWILGSSTFGAQLAAMLGLPYAFASHFAPAQLDQAAAIYRERFEPSETLDKPHFMAAINVMAADTDEEAWYLASTNDQAFVALRSGTPGRAKPPIRGYRDTLRPHELAMLDQMRSVSAIGSPETVRAGLEAFVQRTQADELIISGSTYDPEQMRRSLELTMDAVRQPA is encoded by the coding sequence ATGACCCCACTTTCCGTCCTGGACCTGATCCCCGTTCGCGACGGCGGTTCGGTGGCCGAATCGCTGACCGAAGCCGCCAAGACCGCGCAAGTCGCGGAAAAGGCCGGCTATGCGCGGTACTGGGTGGCCGAGCATCACGGCATGGACGGCATCGCCGGCGGCGCGACGTCGGTGGTGCTTGCGCACATCGGCGCTGCGACTTCGACCATCCGCATCGGGGCGGGCGGGATCATGCTGCCCAACCACACGCCCTACGTCATCGCGGAGCAGTTCGGCACGCTGGATGCCATGTTCCCGGGCCGCGTCGACCTGGGCCTCGGTCGAGCGCCGGGAGCGGACGGGCGGCTCGCCTATGCCCTGCGCAAGGACATCCGGCAGGCCTCCGACGCCTTCCCGCAGGACGTCGTCGAGCTGCGCGCCCGCTTCCAGGGCCAGGCGCTCCACGGCGTCTCCGCACCGCAAGCCGCCGGCGCCGAGGTCGAGATGTGGATCCTGGGTTCGAGCACGTTCGGGGCGCAGCTGGCCGCGATGCTGGGCCTGCCCTACGCCTTCGCCTCGCATTTCGCGCCGGCGCAGCTCGACCAGGCAGCTGCCATTTACCGCGAGCGGTTCGAGCCCTCCGAAACGCTCGATAAGCCTCACTTCATGGCCGCGATCAACGTCATGGCGGCCGACACCGATGAGGAGGCCTGGTACTTGGCCTCGACCAACGACCAGGCCTTCGTGGCGCTGCGCTCCGGCACGCCGGGTCGGGCCAAGCCGCCGATCCGCGGTTATCGCGACACGCTCCGGCCGCATGAACTCGCCATGCTCGATCAGATGCGCTCGGTCAGCGCGATCGGTTCGCCCGAGACGGTGCGGGCAGGGCTGGAAGCCTTCGTCCAGCGCACCCAGGCCGACGAGCTGATCATCTCTGGTTCGACATACGATCCGGAACAGATGCGCCGCTCGCTGGAACTGACGATGGATGCGGTGCGCCAGCCGGCCTGA
- a CDS encoding glycosyltransferase family 39 protein, whose amino-acid sequence MRPAQAPLLARFADSPRALWAIWAVFIGLRLLVLLIPVAPSSDAEWYILRATSLAAGQGYLDNAGQPTAFWPAGWPMAMSVLFRVTGPSLLALGLFNLASAVLTGWLALLLGRRLFASEAAARFGLLLLAIYPNAIAYVPLGLTEVFYTALLLLGCWLVIARRPGSLELPWLVAAGVVFGFATLVKAQTLVMVPLLFAIDWLRVGDVWRRLPKLVGQGALILAIAGLTVLPWSLRNHAQLGHWVAVSTNGGFTLLTGNNDTATGDYTPDDPTVTALMARQDLTEVTRDAEAKRLGLQWIKEHPGRFLALAPRKLARLWLPDGEAEWAYQAAAPSYARFELLYRAVRLANQAYYALLMLGFAVAIAVMTLRRRAGGQRWVGWWLLPWGVAAYPSLIAVVFSGQSRFHYPVMPFVCLACGWLVADLLARFLQPRHSRERGDDEGKKVRYMLAMANARSTSVTTTTGTPPGRTVAI is encoded by the coding sequence ATGAGACCTGCGCAAGCCCCCCTGCTGGCACGCTTTGCCGACAGCCCACGTGCCTTATGGGCGATCTGGGCCGTGTTCATCGGCCTGCGTCTCCTCGTCCTGCTGATCCCCGTGGCGCCGAGTTCGGATGCCGAATGGTATATCCTGCGCGCCACTAGCCTTGCCGCGGGCCAGGGCTACCTCGACAATGCCGGCCAGCCGACCGCGTTTTGGCCGGCCGGGTGGCCGATGGCGATGTCGGTGCTGTTCCGCGTGACCGGCCCGTCGCTGCTGGCGCTCGGGCTGTTCAACCTGGCGAGCGCCGTGCTGACCGGATGGCTCGCGCTGCTGCTGGGGCGGCGGCTGTTCGCCAGCGAGGCCGCGGCGCGGTTCGGGCTGCTGCTGCTCGCGATCTATCCCAACGCGATCGCATATGTCCCACTCGGCCTGACCGAGGTGTTCTACACCGCGCTGCTGCTGCTCGGCTGCTGGCTGGTGATCGCGCGACGCCCCGGTTCCTTGGAGCTGCCGTGGCTGGTCGCGGCCGGCGTGGTGTTCGGCTTCGCCACGCTGGTCAAGGCGCAAACGCTGGTCATGGTGCCCCTGCTCTTCGCGATCGACTGGCTGCGCGTGGGAGACGTGTGGCGGCGCCTGCCCAAGCTGGTCGGCCAAGGCGCGCTGATCCTCGCCATCGCCGGGCTGACGGTGCTTCCCTGGAGCCTGCGCAACCATGCGCAGCTCGGCCACTGGGTCGCGGTCTCCACCAACGGCGGCTTCACCCTGCTGACTGGCAACAACGACACCGCCACAGGCGACTACACGCCCGACGACCCGACCGTCACCGCGCTGATGGCGCGCCAGGATCTGACCGAAGTCACCCGCGATGCCGAAGCCAAGCGGCTGGGATTGCAGTGGATCAAGGAGCACCCAGGGCGCTTCCTTGCTCTTGCGCCCAGGAAGCTCGCGCGCCTGTGGCTGCCCGATGGCGAGGCGGAATGGGCCTACCAGGCTGCGGCTCCATCCTACGCCCGTTTCGAGCTGCTGTATCGAGCGGTGCGTCTGGCAAACCAGGCCTATTATGCCCTGCTGATGCTCGGCTTTGCCGTTGCCATCGCCGTCATGACCTTGCGCCGGCGAGCAGGAGGCCAGCGCTGGGTCGGCTGGTGGCTGCTGCCCTGGGGCGTCGCCGCCTACCCTTCGCTGATCGCGGTCGTGTTCTCGGGGCAGTCGCGTTTCCACTATCCGGTCATGCCGTTCGTCTGCCTCGCCTGCGGCTGGCTCGTGGCTGATCTGCTCGCTCGCTTTCTCCAACCTCGTCATTCCCGCGAACGCGGGGATGACGAAGGAAAGAAGGTGCGCTATATGCTGGCAATGGCAAACGCCCGCTCGACTTCCGTGACCACTACCACCGGGACACCCCCGGGGCGTACGGTCGCGATCTGA
- a CDS encoding alpha/beta hydrolase — protein sequence MADLAYHTMPDGRRIAHRFTLGAMSGEGPTVVFLPGYKSDMAGSKATALFDAAKALGRGALLLDYSGCGESSGYFADGTLSRWREEVLALIEKHCSGSLVLVGSSMGGWLMLLVAIALPPERIAGLVGVAPAPDFTDWGTAPADQVRLTAGETLLADNPYGPEPTPTYPGFWADGQAQRLLEGEIPLDCPVRLLHGQADGDVPWAISLRLAEALRSEAVQVTLIKDGDHRLSREADIALLRQAVGELAGWTR from the coding sequence ATGGCCGACCTCGCGTATCACACCATGCCTGACGGCCGCCGCATCGCGCATCGCTTCACACTGGGCGCCATGTCCGGGGAGGGACCGACGGTGGTGTTCCTGCCCGGCTACAAGTCCGACATGGCCGGCAGCAAGGCCACCGCGCTGTTCGACGCTGCGAAGGCGCTCGGCCGTGGGGCGCTGTTGCTCGACTATTCGGGCTGCGGCGAAAGTTCGGGCTACTTCGCCGATGGCACGCTCTCCCGCTGGCGTGAGGAAGTGCTGGCCTTGATCGAGAAGCACTGTTCCGGTTCGCTCGTACTGGTGGGCTCCTCGATGGGCGGCTGGCTCATGCTGCTGGTCGCGATCGCGCTTCCGCCCGAGCGGATCGCCGGTCTGGTCGGCGTGGCTCCGGCGCCCGATTTCACCGACTGGGGCACGGCACCGGCCGATCAGGTCCGATTGACGGCGGGCGAGACGCTGCTGGCCGACAATCCCTATGGACCCGAACCGACGCCCACTTACCCCGGCTTCTGGGCCGACGGCCAGGCACAGCGGCTGCTCGAGGGCGAGATCCCGCTCGACTGCCCGGTCCGGCTGCTTCACGGCCAGGCCGATGGTGACGTGCCTTGGGCCATCTCGCTGCGCCTGGCCGAAGCACTGCGTTCAGAGGCGGTGCAGGTCACGCTGATCAAGGACGGCGACCACCGCCTCTCGCGCGAAGCGGACATCGCGCTGCTGCGCCAGGCCGTCGGCGAACTCGCCGGCTGGACGCGGTAG
- a CDS encoding spermidine synthase translates to MIQREHLATAQVPGGEELKLYRHDRDHMIVLGHNELMSTRKWGSEEALATMAADRVRNAKQPSFLIGGYGMGFTLRAALKVLPADAHVTVVELVPEIIEWARGPMAELTGDCLEDPRVTLVMSDVAPFIAGAHADYDAILLDVDNGPDGLVREDNNILYSTPGLRAAKRALTADGVLAIWSAGPDPTFTRRLEKCDFVVEEVKVSSRSNGKGPKHVIWFAGKR, encoded by the coding sequence ATGATCCAGCGCGAACATCTGGCCACCGCGCAAGTGCCGGGCGGCGAGGAGCTGAAGCTCTACCGCCACGACCGCGATCACATGATCGTGCTGGGCCACAACGAACTGATGAGCACGCGCAAGTGGGGCTCGGAAGAGGCGCTGGCGACGATGGCGGCCGACCGCGTGCGCAATGCCAAGCAGCCGAGCTTCCTGATCGGCGGCTACGGCATGGGCTTCACCTTGCGCGCGGCGCTGAAGGTGCTGCCGGCCGACGCGCACGTCACCGTGGTCGAGCTGGTACCCGAAATCATCGAGTGGGCGCGCGGACCGATGGCGGAGTTGACCGGCGATTGCCTGGAGGATCCGCGAGTGACGCTGGTGATGTCGGACGTAGCGCCGTTCATCGCCGGCGCCCATGCGGACTACGACGCGATCCTGCTCGATGTCGACAACGGTCCGGACGGATTGGTCCGCGAGGACAACAACATCCTCTACTCGACGCCAGGCCTGCGTGCCGCCAAGCGCGCGCTGACGGCGGATGGCGTGCTGGCGATCTGGTCGGCGGGTCCCGATCCGACTTTCACGCGCCGGCTGGAGAAGTGCGACTTCGTGGTGGAAGAGGTTAAGGTCAGCTCGCGCAGCAACGGCAAGGGGCCCAAGCACGTGATCTGGTTTGCGGGGAAGCGCTAG
- a CDS encoding bestrophin family protein, protein MIVNAAPSAHQIVREVWKPLAVLFVWDVIVTITYYFLPFHAPELPLTIFGSALALFLGFRSNSAYQRWWEGRGLWGLMINASRNLARATRNFMPDPEAADMKRRIVMRQIAYVNALRCQLRRQKPDEEVLRLLPRGDADLALARTNAANGILDGTGRRIDEARRNGWIDTIQQTQMEAVLVDIANAQGGMERLKNTPLPIQYRFLPTLFTHLFCLLLPIGLVETLQFATPLGSTIAGLMFLAVLAIGDDLVDPFANTVHDLPLNAMCRTIEIDLLQAIGQDAPEPIKPDKEGVLW, encoded by the coding sequence ATGATCGTCAATGCCGCCCCCAGCGCCCACCAGATCGTCCGGGAGGTCTGGAAGCCCCTGGCCGTCCTGTTCGTCTGGGACGTGATCGTCACTATCACCTACTACTTCCTGCCGTTCCACGCGCCCGAACTGCCGCTGACCATCTTCGGGTCGGCACTGGCGTTGTTCCTGGGGTTCCGCAGCAATTCGGCGTACCAGCGCTGGTGGGAGGGTCGGGGCCTGTGGGGCCTGATGATCAACGCCAGCCGCAACCTGGCTCGGGCCACGCGCAACTTCATGCCCGACCCGGAAGCCGCGGACATGAAGCGCCGCATCGTCATGCGCCAGATCGCCTACGTGAACGCCCTGCGTTGCCAGTTGCGGCGTCAGAAACCGGACGAGGAGGTGCTGCGGCTCCTGCCGCGCGGGGACGCGGACCTGGCCCTGGCGCGCACCAATGCCGCCAACGGCATCCTCGACGGCACCGGCCGCCGCATCGACGAGGCGCGGCGCAACGGCTGGATCGACACCATCCAGCAGACGCAGATGGAAGCCGTCCTGGTCGACATCGCCAACGCTCAGGGCGGCATGGAGCGGCTGAAGAACACGCCGCTGCCCATCCAGTACCGCTTCCTGCCAACGCTGTTCACGCACCTGTTCTGCCTGCTGCTGCCGATCGGTCTGGTCGAGACGCTGCAGTTCGCGACACCGCTGGGTTCGACGATCGCTGGGCTGATGTTCCTGGCGGTGCTCGCCATTGGCGACGACCTCGTCGACCCGTTCGCCAACACCGTGCACGATCTGCCGCTCAATGCGATGTGCCGGACGATCGAGATCGACCTGCTGCAGGCCATCGGTCAGGATGCTCCTGAGCCGATCAAGCCGGACAAGGAAGGCGTGCTGTGGTGA
- the thrS gene encoding threonine--tRNA ligase, protein MSEMFKISLPDGSSREMPQGSTPADVAAAIGPGLAKAAIAAKVDGELVDLSRPFTGDASLALVTSRDEADALELARHDFAHILAEAVQALFPGTQITFGPSTDDGFYYDFAPADRPFTEEDLPAVEAKMREIIAANKPLKREVWSREDLIARWQQQGESFKAEWAAELPKGEELTVYWSGGDWLDMCRGPHLPSTGKLDPAAFKLTRVSGAYWRGDQKNAMLSRIYGTGWLNKKQLDAHLTRLEEAAKRDHRKLGNEMDLFHLQAEAHGSVFWHPKGYLIWRELEAYMRRAIDAAGYREVKTPQVMDARQWEQSGHWGKYRENMFVIPDEVPNVEDEGPIVSDDADWMALKPMNCPAHVLIFRQGIKSYRDLPLRIYENGCCHRNEPHGALHGLMRVRQFTQDDAHIFCREDQIVAEVQAFCALADRIYKDFGFTYAIKLALRPDKRFGTEEMWDQAEAELRDAVVQAGLATPEYGWEELPGEGAFYAPKLEWHLTDAIGRTWQVGTIQSDRVLPDRLDAHYIGEDGEKHRPVMLHRAIFGSYERFIGILIEHFAGKLPVWLAPVQAVVATIVSDADGYAAEVAEKLKAAGVRVETDLRNEKINYKVREHSLQKVPYLLVVGKREAEEGTVAIRTLGEQQQKFVSVDEALAMLKDAATPPDLK, encoded by the coding sequence ATGTCCGAGATGTTCAAGATCAGCCTGCCCGACGGTTCCTCGCGCGAGATGCCGCAGGGGTCGACTCCGGCAGATGTCGCCGCGGCGATCGGGCCGGGGCTGGCCAAGGCGGCGATCGCGGCCAAGGTGGATGGCGAGCTGGTCGACCTCTCGCGGCCGTTCACCGGCGATGCCTCGCTGGCGCTGGTCACCTCTCGCGACGAGGCCGATGCGCTGGAACTCGCCCGGCATGATTTCGCTCACATCCTGGCCGAGGCGGTGCAGGCGCTGTTCCCGGGCACGCAGATCACGTTCGGGCCGTCTACGGACGATGGTTTCTACTACGACTTCGCACCCGCAGACCGCCCCTTCACCGAAGAGGACCTGCCCGCGGTCGAAGCCAAGATGCGCGAGATCATCGCCGCCAACAAGCCGCTCAAGCGCGAGGTCTGGAGCCGCGAGGATCTGATCGCGCGCTGGCAGCAGCAGGGCGAGAGCTTCAAGGCGGAGTGGGCCGCCGAGCTGCCTAAGGGTGAGGAGCTGACGGTCTACTGGTCGGGTGGCGACTGGCTCGACATGTGCCGCGGGCCACACCTGCCCTCGACCGGCAAGCTCGACCCTGCCGCGTTCAAGCTGACGCGCGTCTCGGGCGCGTACTGGCGCGGCGACCAGAAGAATGCGATGCTCAGCCGCATCTACGGCACCGGCTGGCTGAACAAGAAGCAGCTCGACGCGCACCTCACGCGGCTGGAGGAAGCCGCCAAGCGCGACCACCGCAAGCTGGGCAACGAGATGGACTTGTTCCACCTCCAGGCCGAGGCGCACGGCAGCGTGTTCTGGCATCCCAAGGGGTATCTCATCTGGCGCGAGCTGGAGGCCTACATGCGCCGCGCCATCGACGCGGCCGGCTATCGCGAGGTGAAGACCCCGCAGGTGATGGACGCGCGCCAGTGGGAGCAGTCCGGCCACTGGGGCAAGTACCGCGAGAACATGTTCGTCATTCCCGACGAGGTCCCCAATGTCGAGGATGAAGGCCCGATCGTTTCGGACGATGCGGACTGGATGGCCTTGAAGCCGATGAACTGCCCGGCGCACGTGCTGATCTTCCGCCAAGGCATCAAGTCGTACCGCGACCTGCCCTTGCGCATCTACGAGAACGGCTGCTGCCACCGCAACGAGCCGCACGGTGCGCTGCATGGTCTCATGCGCGTGCGCCAGTTCACCCAGGACGACGCGCATATCTTCTGCCGCGAGGACCAGATCGTCGCCGAAGTGCAGGCGTTCTGCGCATTGGCCGACCGGATCTACAAGGACTTCGGCTTCACCTACGCGATCAAGCTGGCGCTGCGCCCGGACAAGCGCTTCGGCACCGAGGAGATGTGGGACCAGGCCGAGGCCGAGCTGCGCGACGCGGTGGTCCAGGCCGGTCTCGCCACGCCCGAGTACGGCTGGGAGGAACTGCCCGGCGAAGGCGCGTTCTATGCGCCCAAGCTGGAATGGCACCTGACCGACGCGATCGGCCGCACCTGGCAGGTCGGCACGATCCAGTCCGACCGCGTGCTGCCCGACCGCCTCGACGCCCACTACATCGGCGAGGACGGCGAGAAGCACCGCCCGGTCATGCTCCACCGCGCGATCTTCGGCTCTTACGAGCGCTTCATCGGCATCCTGATCGAGCATTTCGCCGGCAAGCTGCCGGTCTGGCTCGCGCCGGTGCAGGCGGTGGTGGCGACGATCGTCTCGGATGCCGACGGCTATGCCGCCGAAGTCGCCGAGAAGCTCAAGGCTGCCGGGGTGCGGGTCGAGACCGACCTGCGCAACGAGAAGATCAACTACAAGGTGCGCGAGCACTCGCTCCAGAAGGTCCCGTACCTGCTGGTGGTCGGTAAGCGCGAAGCCGAGGAAGGCACCGTCGCGATCCGAACGCTGGGCGAGCAGCAGCAGAAGTTCGTCTCGGTCGACGAAGCCTTGGCGATGCTGAAGGACGCGGCGACGCCGCCGGATTTGAAGTGA